The window ATGGCATAGACCCCTTCTGCTATCCAAACATCTCCCATCATAGGGAAAGTGGTATAAATACGACCAGCATTTAACCCTGCCACAAATGCACCATAAATAACTTGAATAAAAATTAATAGTAAAATTAATTTGGCAAGCAATGAAAAATCTTTATTCGCATCTAATCTTTTGTTTTCAAATTGAAGATCGAAAGCTAACCACAAACAATAACCAACCAAGAAAAAAGCTAAACTTAGATGGCTGGCCAATCTGAAGTGACTCACATCTGGCTGATCTACAAGTCCACTTTTTACCATATACCACCCCAGTAAGCCTTGACAACCACCCAAAACAAAAACGACCAAGAGTTTCTTCACTAAAGTTCTACTGAGCCACTTTTTATATAAGAAGAATAAAAATGGCACTAGGAATACAAAAGACAAGGTTCTTCCCAGCATTCGATGAAGATACTCCCAGAAAAAAATTGATTTAAACTCCGTTAACGTAAAATGATTATGCACCTCTTTATACTCAGGAAACTGTTTATACTCGTCAAATTTAGCAATCCAACTCTCTTCACTTAAAGGAGGTACAGCGCCCATTAGCAACTTCCAATTAACCATAGATAAACCAGAATCAGTTACCCTGGTAATTCCTCCCACAATTAATATGAGCAATATAAAAGCAGCTCCGATATAAAGCCAGTTACTAATTATTTTATTTGATGTACCGTTCATTTCTAATTAAAAACCGAAATTAAGAATTCATTTCTTGAAGTAATCGAATATTAAACATACCGTTGAATCTATTTGCATAATTATATAGTATATACAATTCACTTCTCCCAACTTGCGATATCGGCAGTATTATGCTTACTTTGAAATAATTAATAATTATCAGGTTGGATAAATTAAAGGAAATAAAAAAGGCTTTCAGCTATTGCCCACTAGGTGTTAACATTTTCAACACCTCTCTCGATTTGGTTTATGCGAACGATATTTATTTTAACCTTACCAATACTGTTTTAGGAGATATAGAAAGTGCTAAATATTTGGACGTCATTCACCCAAATGACATTGACAATGTTCTTAGTACTTGGAAAACTAAAATGGAAATCAGCCCATATGAATTTGATATGACTTATCGATTAAAACTGATCGATGGGAAAGTTATCTGGGTTAATGTTAAATCCAGAATGATATTAGATAATGGAGAACTTCTTGGGTTCATTGATATTGTTCAAGATAAATCGGAAGAGAAAAATTACGAAGAGAAGATACTAACCGAAATTATGGAATCGGAAGATATGGAAAGGCGAAGGTTTGCCAATGAACTTCATGATGGACTTGGTCAAAACCTTACTGCGGCTTTCCTTAATCTTGAAACAATTCGCGATAAAGTCTCTAGTCTTGACATTGAAGCTGTTGAAAAATTCAATACCGGAGTTAATTTTATTAGTGAAGCAATAAATGAAACGAGGAGTATTGCTCACAATATCATGCCTAAGGCGATTGATGATTTTGGATTTACGATAACAGTAGAAGGAATGATTGAAGGCTTAAAAGAAGTTTCTACTATTGTATTTACATTTTACCACAACCTTGGGGAATCTAGAATTAGTGCAGCAACAGAATTCAATCTTTACAGGATTACACAAGAGGCCATTAATAACATCTTAAAACATTCTGAGGCAAAGCAAGCAACAATTCAATTAATTAAACATGAAACCAACGTAATTCTAACAATTGAAGATGATGGTGTCGGATTTAATAAAGAAAAAATTGGAAAAGGCTCCATGGATTTTGGAATTAACAGTATGATTAATAGAGCAAATTCTATCATGGCATCAATAAATATAGATAGCCATGTAAACCAGGGCACTACTTTAACTATCGAAGCACCAATACAATGAGCGATTCTAGAAAAATAAAAATCATACTAGTAGATGATCACAAAGTGATAAGAGATGCCCTTACTGCTTATCTAAATAATGATGAAAGATTCGAAATCATAGCAGAGGCAAGTAACGGAAATGATGCAATTGAATTGGCCAAAACCGTTAAGGTAGATATTATGATTATGGACATTAACATGGGTGAACCCGACGGAATAGAGTGTACCAAACAAATTAAACTTATTGATTCGAATATTAAAATACTTGCTTTGACCATGTTTAACGAGAGTCTGCACATTAAACAAATGATGAATGCCGGAGCCTCTGGTTATTTATTGAAAAACGTAGGTGTGGAAGAAGTTAAATCCGCCATTTTAAAAGTTTATGATGGGAATATATACTACAGTACAGAGGTCACAGAAACAGTAATGAACAGCCTACAAGAAAAAACCCCATCATCAAGTTCAAAAATGTCTGGCGATATTCCTCTTACCAGCAGAGAGAAAGAGGTACTTCAATTAATAATTGAAGAATTTTCTAATAAGGAAATTGCTGATAAATTATTCATCAGTACAAGAACTGTTGATGCCCATAAAAGGAACCTTTTAGAGAAAACAAATTCAAAAAACGTCGCCGGTCTAGTTGTCTATGCCATTAATAACAAGGTACTTGACTGGAACTAATTGCAAACACACCTACCCTAATAAGCAATATACCTAACACAAATTTTAGGCTTTAAACCGTTTCATTCCCGATTACCTCAAACTATCTTTAAGTAAAGAATCACACTACTATAAAGATTTAGTTATGAGAAAAAATTTAAACCTTACTGTTATCGGCGCATCACGTGATATCAACAACGCCATTTGCGACCTTTTGCCTAAGCATTTCAACTCTGTTTTCTCATTGCAGAGAAAGCACTTGAGCAAAGAAGATAATGAGTACGGCCACATAATAGAGAACTCCGAGGCTATCATTCTTGATATTTCAACTGCCGAAAAGAAAAACACAGAAGAAATTACATATGTAAATGAATGGGATGAAAAAATCCCAGTGATTGCAATAGGAACGTATACAGAACGTGTCTTTGCAGATTCAATAATTAAAAAAGGTGCTGCCGCATATCTGTCCTTTAATTCATTCGCAGATGAACTCGAGGATGCCCTAGAAAACATTTTAAATAACAAGAAATACATCTGTAAACAGATTAACAGTCAATCTTCTAGGTAATACACCTATGCGTAATTTAGGTTTTTAACTAATTGATTTTGCGTAACATACGACCTAGGTTTGCACTTAAGTTATTGCAACTAAGATTTATATAGAAATAAGAACAAATCATACATTAAACTATTATTTAAAATGACAAAAGCAGATATAGTAGCGGAAATCGCAGGAAAGACAGGAATTGAGAAAGCTGCAGTTCTAAGTACAGTAGAAGAATTCATGATGACAGTAAGTACTTCATTAGAAGAAGGAAATAATGTTTACCTAAGAGGATTCGGAAGCTTTACAGTAAAACAAAGAGCACAGAAAACTGGAAGAAACATTTCTAAGAACACAACAATTGTAATCCAAGCTCAAAGTGTACCTCACTTCAAGCCATCGAAATCTTTCATTAGAAACGTAAAAGCAAGCGTTAAAGCTTAACTTTTATTAAGAGCTGATTTAGAAGTGCCTGCTACCCCATGGATAGCAGGCACTTTTTTTAATACCATGGCACCAAAATGTTTGTGAATTAAGGATCTTTTAGTAACTTCGCAACCCAAATTTTTTATCAAAATAAGATGTACGCTATAGTAGACATTGCAGGACAGCAATTTAAAGTAGAAGAAAAGTCAAAGGTAAATGTTCACCGACTTGAAGGAAAAGAAGGTGATGTATTAGACGCAAATGACGTTCTACTAATAGACAATGATGGCAAAATTGCTATCGGCACTCCAATCTTGGATGGAGCACGTGTTACGATTAAAATTCTCCAACATTTCAAAGGAGATAAAGAAATTGTATTCAAAAAGAAAAGAAGAAAAGGATACCAAGTAAAAAATGGTCACAGACAATTTTTTACTGAGGTAGAAATTCAAAAAA is drawn from Flavobacteriales bacterium and contains these coding sequences:
- a CDS encoding response regulator transcription factor encodes the protein MRKNLNLTVIGASRDINNAICDLLPKHFNSVFSLQRKHLSKEDNEYGHIIENSEAIILDISTAEKKNTEEITYVNEWDEKIPVIAIGTYTERVFADSIIKKGAAAYLSFNSFADELEDALENILNNKKYICKQINSQSSR
- a CDS encoding integration host factor subunit beta, giving the protein MTKADIVAEIAGKTGIEKAAVLSTVEEFMMTVSTSLEEGNNVYLRGFGSFTVKQRAQKTGRNISKNTTIVIQAQSVPHFKPSKSFIRNVKASVKA
- the rplU gene encoding 50S ribosomal protein L21, translating into MYAIVDIAGQQFKVEEKSKVNVHRLEGKEGDVLDANDVLLIDNDGKIAIGTPILDGARVTIKILQHFKGDKEIVFKKKRRKGYQVKNGHRQFFTEVEIQKIEEKAKGKSTKAAKAVETEEPKVTKEEKPAAEKKPAAKKKTEDKSE
- a CDS encoding COX15/CtaA family protein gives rise to the protein MNGTSNKIISNWLYIGAAFILLILIVGGITRVTDSGLSMVNWKLLMGAVPPLSEESWIAKFDEYKQFPEYKEVHNHFTLTEFKSIFFWEYLHRMLGRTLSFVFLVPFLFFLYKKWLSRTLVKKLLVVFVLGGCQGLLGWYMVKSGLVDQPDVSHFRLASHLSLAFFLVGYCLWLAFDLQFENKRLDANKDFSLLAKLILLLIFIQVIYGAFVAGLNAGRIYTTFPMMGDVWIAEGVYA
- a CDS encoding PAS domain-containing sensor histidine kinase, whose amino-acid sequence is MDKLKEIKKAFSYCPLGVNIFNTSLDLVYANDIYFNLTNTVLGDIESAKYLDVIHPNDIDNVLSTWKTKMEISPYEFDMTYRLKLIDGKVIWVNVKSRMILDNGELLGFIDIVQDKSEEKNYEEKILTEIMESEDMERRRFANELHDGLGQNLTAAFLNLETIRDKVSSLDIEAVEKFNTGVNFISEAINETRSIAHNIMPKAIDDFGFTITVEGMIEGLKEVSTIVFTFYHNLGESRISAATEFNLYRITQEAINNILKHSEAKQATIQLIKHETNVILTIEDDGVGFNKEKIGKGSMDFGINSMINRANSIMASINIDSHVNQGTTLTIEAPIQ
- a CDS encoding response regulator transcription factor — encoded protein: MSDSRKIKIILVDDHKVIRDALTAYLNNDERFEIIAEASNGNDAIELAKTVKVDIMIMDINMGEPDGIECTKQIKLIDSNIKILALTMFNESLHIKQMMNAGASGYLLKNVGVEEVKSAILKVYDGNIYYSTEVTETVMNSLQEKTPSSSSKMSGDIPLTSREKEVLQLIIEEFSNKEIADKLFISTRTVDAHKRNLLEKTNSKNVAGLVVYAINNKVLDWN